The following are from one region of the Coriobacteriia bacterium genome:
- a CDS encoding glycosyltransferase — protein sequence MPRRRDSSRRVLVTHSSYGGPSQAIAEALAAGLKSGAGDVRVDTLDFLDREMPNLGVLARFAYQQTPEFFPGFAGSLADAPQDGALIEETRRRGIPAAALQWAQTGARAVVSTCPIATAAFAESRPSVDALVAAVISDYSAHHLILHPKVDLLFVPTGEARDDLVVRGFPYDRIVVAGTPVHDRVIGRASRAACATELGFADRFTVAVAGTGILNASRDVVSELAASGIQVAALAAGEPRVRRRLDAAAAETGSVAVVSETRRYGSALSAADALVAPAGSPRVGEALACGLPIVLYNPLPARELFNADFLVNWGAVLLARDEDDVVEKCRYLASHPPRLAQVAAAAAALGRPGATRAICDRVLAAL from the coding sequence ATGCCAAGACGACGCGATTCATCCCGGCGCGTGTTGGTCACCCATTCATCCTACGGTGGCCCCTCTCAGGCGATCGCCGAGGCGCTTGCCGCGGGCCTCAAGTCCGGTGCCGGTGACGTGCGCGTGGACACCCTCGATTTCCTTGATCGGGAGATGCCGAATCTGGGTGTCCTGGCGCGCTTCGCCTACCAGCAGACACCGGAGTTCTTTCCGGGGTTCGCGGGTAGCCTGGCCGATGCACCGCAGGACGGCGCTCTGATCGAGGAGACGCGGCGGCGGGGGATTCCGGCTGCCGCTTTGCAGTGGGCACAGACGGGTGCGCGCGCGGTCGTCTCGACCTGCCCCATCGCGACGGCCGCGTTCGCTGAATCGCGGCCGAGTGTCGATGCACTGGTGGCTGCAGTGATCTCGGACTACTCGGCCCATCACCTGATCTTGCACCCGAAGGTTGACCTGCTCTTCGTTCCGACGGGTGAAGCGCGCGACGATCTGGTCGTCCGTGGGTTCCCCTACGACCGGATCGTCGTGGCCGGGACCCCGGTACACGATCGAGTGATCGGCCGCGCTTCGCGAGCGGCGTGTGCGACGGAACTCGGGTTTGCCGACCGTTTCACCGTCGCGGTCGCCGGAACCGGGATTCTCAACGCAAGCCGTGACGTGGTATCGGAGCTGGCGGCGTCGGGCATCCAAGTCGCCGCATTGGCCGCCGGAGAGCCGCGCGTGCGGCGCAGGCTCGATGCTGCGGCCGCAGAAACGGGCTCGGTGGCCGTCGTGAGCGAGACCCGTCGATACGGTAGTGCCCTGAGTGCCGCAGACGCGCTCGTCGCCCCGGCAGGCTCTCCACGTGTCGGTGAGGCCCTCGCATGCGGACTGCCGATCGTCCTTTATAATCCCCTACCGGCGAGGGAACTGTTCAACGCCGATTTTCTCGTCAACTGGGGAGCGGTGCTGCTGGCGCGTGACGAGGATGACGTCGTGGAGAAGTGTCGCTATCTTGCGTCCCACCCACCGCGACTCGCGCAGGTCGCCGCCGCCGCCGCA
- a CDS encoding anti-sigma factor antagonist (This anti-anti-sigma factor, or anti-sigma factor antagonist, belongs to a family that includes characterized members SpoIIAA, RsbV, RsfA, and RsfB.) yields MTSNHELTHELGPRACVVRLSGDLDIAVVPELRRELVGVLEGGCANLVLDLSEVDYADSTALGLLVWLDHRLRPAGGRLVLAGANRDVSRILELSGLAAVASSISTSSSLAEALEGLELGEPDSEPLWEQEFDIEADVDHLSASRSVIADSLRSLGLPEAALFDVKVALGEALANAIRHGAPTSGKAAVRVRVVAFGDRVVFEVTDNGPGFNGAPKDSDDLYAPGGRGVMFMRALMDRVEYGEAPSGGTLVRLTKHRAGVS; encoded by the coding sequence ATGACCTCCAATCATGAACTAACCCACGAACTAGGACCGAGGGCATGCGTCGTTCGGCTCAGCGGCGATCTTGATATCGCTGTCGTGCCGGAGCTTCGCCGTGAACTCGTCGGTGTACTTGAGGGCGGGTGCGCGAATCTGGTCTTGGACCTGTCCGAAGTCGACTATGCCGACAGCACCGCCTTGGGACTGCTCGTGTGGCTGGATCATCGTCTTCGACCGGCCGGCGGCAGATTGGTACTGGCGGGAGCCAATCGGGACGTGTCTCGCATCCTTGAGCTGTCGGGGCTTGCGGCTGTCGCTTCGAGCATCTCCACATCATCCTCGCTTGCAGAAGCTCTCGAGGGCCTGGAACTGGGTGAGCCGGACTCCGAACCACTCTGGGAGCAGGAGTTCGACATCGAGGCCGACGTCGACCATCTCTCGGCTTCACGCTCGGTGATCGCCGACTCGCTCCGATCTTTGGGATTGCCTGAGGCGGCACTGTTCGATGTCAAGGTCGCCTTGGGTGAGGCGCTCGCCAACGCCATTCGCCACGGCGCACCGACGAGCGGAAAGGCCGCTGTGCGCGTGAGGGTGGTCGCCTTTGGCGACCGGGTCGTCTTCGAGGTCACGGACAACGGACCGGGGTTCAACGGCGCCCCTAAGGACAGCGACGATCTGTATGCCCCCGGAGGACGCGGGGTCATGTTCATGCGGGCGCTGATGGACAGAGTCGAGTACGGTGAAGCGCCGTCGGGTGGCACCCTGGTGCGCTTGACGAAGCATCGCGCCGGTGTCAGCTGA